From Saccharothrix espanaensis DSM 44229, the proteins below share one genomic window:
- a CDS encoding ROK family transcriptional regulator, whose product MIETPRARPGVRAANAAAVLSVIRREGPLSRAAIGQHTGLSMPTVSRQVAALMDVGLLREFPDLVPAGAIGRPRVPIALDETVFAACGVHIGVSTTTYGLADLRGTLLDSDEIPTPGGSAEDALAHIAGKVRSFLRRRAGRTVVGIGLASGGLVDSARGLLDHERLGWHRVPAADLLHRATGLPVHLDGHVAAMANAELLFGWGPRVSSLLYFYAREVVGVALAVDGALHRGPGGGGSVAHLPIGGDARCPCGSTGCLEATVADRTVAERAVRAGVVAEADIRLVRAAARRGDGTAGRLLADRAAALGRAVGLLRDAFNPDRVVLGGQAITDPAERLPDLLRAFAETTTLPGADIVSVTRLGPALQATAACTGLLNRLFDHPLDLLDDARKATAR is encoded by the coding sequence GTGATCGAGACCCCGCGCGCCCGCCCCGGCGTCCGCGCCGCCAACGCCGCCGCCGTGCTGTCGGTGATCCGGCGCGAGGGCCCGCTGTCGCGCGCGGCGATCGGGCAGCACACCGGGCTGAGCATGCCCACGGTGAGCAGGCAGGTCGCCGCGCTGATGGACGTCGGCCTGCTGCGCGAGTTCCCCGACCTGGTGCCGGCCGGGGCGATCGGCCGGCCGCGGGTGCCGATCGCGCTGGACGAGACGGTGTTCGCCGCGTGCGGCGTGCACATCGGTGTGAGCACGACCACCTACGGCCTGGCCGACCTGCGCGGCACGCTGCTGGACTCGGACGAGATCCCGACGCCCGGCGGCAGCGCGGAGGACGCGCTGGCGCACATCGCGGGCAAGGTGCGCTCGTTCCTGCGCCGCCGCGCGGGCCGCACGGTGGTGGGCATCGGCCTGGCCAGCGGCGGCCTGGTCGACTCGGCGCGCGGCCTGCTCGACCACGAGCGGCTGGGCTGGCACCGGGTGCCGGCCGCCGACCTGCTGCACCGCGCCACCGGCCTGCCGGTGCACCTGGACGGGCACGTCGCCGCGATGGCCAACGCCGAACTGCTGTTCGGCTGGGGTCCGCGGGTGTCGAGCCTGCTCTACTTCTACGCCCGCGAGGTGGTCGGCGTCGCGCTGGCCGTGGACGGCGCGCTGCACCGCGGCCCCGGTGGCGGCGGCAGCGTCGCGCACCTGCCGATCGGCGGCGACGCCCGCTGCCCGTGCGGGTCGACGGGCTGCCTGGAGGCGACCGTCGCGGATCGCACGGTCGCCGAGCGCGCGGTCCGCGCGGGTGTGGTCGCCGAAGCCGACATCCGGCTGGTCCGGGCCGCCGCGCGGCGCGGTGACGGCACGGCCGGGCGGCTGCTGGCGGACCGGGCCGCCGCGCTGGGCCGTGCGGTCGGGCTGCTGCGCGACGCGTTCAACCCGGACCGCGTGGTGCTCGGCGGCCAGGCCATCACCGACCCCGCCGAACGCCTGCCGGACCTGCTGCGGGCGTTCGCCGAGACCACCACCCTGCCCGGCGCGGACATCGTCTCGGTGACCCGCCTGGGCCCCGCGCTGCAGGCGACCGCCGCGTGCACCGGCCTGCTCAACCGGCTGTTCGACCACCCGCTGGACCTGCTCGACGACGCCAGAAAGG
- a CDS encoding TauD/TfdA dioxygenase family protein, protein MSVSVESVGADVAEASVGASVARLGSAIGARVDGVRLGGDLDPGTVATIRAALLANKVIFFRGQQHLDDAGQLAFGELLGTPTLAHPTVRGRDNVNVLPIDSDYGKANSWHTDVTFVDRVPAISILRAVHLPPYGGDTTWASTVAAYETLPPSLKALVDNLWAVHTNAYDYAANIDELRIGGVDVKTEEYRKEFVSDLYETEHPVVRVHPETGERALLLGHFVKRLVGLSSTESQAVFQLLQQRVTRLEHTVRWHWQDGDVAIWDNRATQHYAVADYDDQPRRLHRITLAGDVPVSIDGTPSVVRKGDATHYSAL, encoded by the coding sequence GTGAGCGTGTCTGTGGAAAGCGTGGGGGCGGACGTGGCCGAGGCGTCGGTCGGGGCGTCGGTCGCCCGGCTCGGCTCGGCCATCGGCGCACGGGTCGACGGCGTGCGCCTGGGCGGCGACCTCGACCCCGGGACCGTCGCGACGATCCGGGCGGCGTTGCTGGCCAACAAGGTCATCTTCTTCCGCGGCCAGCAGCACCTGGACGACGCGGGCCAGCTCGCGTTCGGGGAGCTGCTCGGCACGCCGACGCTGGCGCACCCGACCGTGCGCGGGCGTGACAACGTCAACGTGCTGCCGATCGACTCCGACTACGGCAAGGCCAACAGCTGGCACACCGACGTGACGTTCGTGGACCGGGTGCCCGCCATCAGCATCCTGCGCGCGGTGCACCTGCCCCCGTACGGCGGCGACACGACGTGGGCCAGCACCGTGGCCGCCTACGAGACGCTGCCGCCGTCGTTGAAGGCGTTGGTGGACAACCTGTGGGCGGTGCACACCAACGCCTACGACTACGCGGCCAACATCGACGAGTTGCGCATCGGTGGTGTGGACGTGAAAACGGAGGAATACCGCAAGGAGTTCGTGTCCGACCTGTACGAGACCGAACACCCGGTGGTGCGCGTGCACCCGGAGACCGGCGAGCGCGCGCTGCTGCTCGGGCACTTCGTCAAGCGGCTGGTCGGCTTGTCCTCCACCGAGTCGCAGGCGGTGTTCCAGTTGCTCCAGCAGCGGGTCACGCGGTTGGAGCACACCGTGCGCTGGCACTGGCAGGACGGCGACGTGGCGATCTGGGACAACCGCGCCACGCAGCACTACGCGGTCGCCGACTACGACGACCAGCCGCGCCGCCTGCACCGCATCACGCTCGCGGGCGACGTGCCGGTGAGCATCGACGGCACGCCGAGCGTGGTGCGCAAGGGCGACGCCACGCACTACTCCGCCTTGTGA
- a CDS encoding caspase, EACC1-associated type produces MHLRHPAPKPADSRAALVLANGVYADERLAKLRSPAVDATGMTEVLSDPAIGGFDVTVVSERAESDVRRAVDRFLGERNSDELVVVYLSCHGLVDARGRLYFATADTDRDWLASTAVESRWLLERLDDCRAGRQVLILDCCFSGAFERGAKAGGTEVDLERRLVGGRGRAVLTASGATEYSFEGEALVSQGGSVFTAALVDGLRTGAADRDNTGYITVEDAFQFAADRVREHPDRPQTPQRWLFRGVDSIILARNPLGAAVVPTPLPEHLKASLESPLPYVREGSVRSLGEWLTSAEPGQVLAAHQRLQLVAAEDVPVVAERARELLRSVDTPGQQVRPPAAPPRAPTRVVPLYLVVDVSYSMTGKRIDAVNAAVPEILRQIRQAASGAEVLRFGLIDFGSDAQVVLSMTSEAADTTLVPALRVRGATSYAAAFTLLRERIGQDAARFAATGQEVAEVVIAFLTDGWPTNLADQWKEAYASLVGDAPAPLTVLALGLGDDFEALAALAHVVDDPKVSGRSRAEKTTADEPGLRRIADFYLEVVAALPAAR; encoded by the coding sequence GTGCACCTGCGACACCCGGCACCCAAGCCCGCCGACTCGCGTGCCGCGCTGGTCCTGGCCAACGGTGTCTACGCGGACGAACGGCTGGCCAAGCTGCGGTCCCCGGCGGTCGACGCCACGGGTATGACCGAGGTGCTGTCCGACCCCGCCATCGGCGGGTTCGACGTCACGGTGGTGTCCGAGCGCGCGGAGTCCGACGTGCGCCGGGCGGTCGACCGGTTCCTGGGTGAGCGGAACTCCGACGAACTCGTGGTCGTCTACCTGTCCTGCCACGGCCTGGTCGACGCACGCGGCAGGCTGTACTTCGCCACGGCCGACACCGATCGCGACTGGCTGGCGTCCACGGCGGTCGAGTCGCGGTGGCTGCTGGAACGCCTGGACGACTGCCGCGCGGGCCGTCAGGTGCTGATCCTGGACTGCTGCTTCAGCGGCGCGTTCGAGCGCGGGGCGAAGGCCGGCGGGACCGAGGTGGACCTGGAACGCCGGCTGGTGGGCGGTCGCGGGCGGGCGGTGCTGACCGCGTCCGGTGCCACCGAGTACTCGTTCGAGGGTGAAGCCCTGGTGTCCCAAGGGGGTTCGGTGTTCACCGCCGCCTTGGTGGACGGTCTGCGCACCGGTGCCGCCGACCGCGACAACACCGGCTACATCACCGTGGAGGACGCGTTCCAGTTCGCCGCCGACCGGGTGCGGGAACACCCGGACCGGCCGCAGACCCCGCAGCGCTGGCTGTTCCGGGGCGTGGACTCGATCATCCTGGCCCGCAACCCGCTCGGCGCGGCCGTCGTCCCGACCCCGTTGCCCGAACACCTGAAGGCGAGCCTGGAAAGCCCTCTGCCGTACGTGCGGGAGGGCTCGGTGCGCTCGCTCGGCGAGTGGCTCACCTCCGCCGAACCCGGCCAGGTCCTCGCCGCCCACCAGCGCCTCCAGCTCGTCGCCGCCGAGGACGTGCCGGTGGTCGCCGAGCGGGCCCGTGAACTGCTGCGCTCGGTGGACACGCCGGGGCAGCAGGTGCGGCCTCCCGCCGCGCCGCCCCGCGCGCCGACCCGGGTGGTCCCGCTGTACCTGGTCGTGGACGTCTCGTATTCAATGACGGGGAAGCGGATCGACGCCGTGAACGCGGCCGTGCCGGAGATCCTGCGCCAGATTCGCCAAGCCGCCTCCGGCGCCGAGGTGCTGAGGTTCGGCCTCATCGATTTCGGCTCGGACGCCCAGGTGGTGCTGTCCATGACTTCCGAGGCCGCCGACACGACGCTGGTGCCGGCATTGCGGGTGCGGGGCGCGACCTCGTACGCGGCCGCGTTCACGTTGCTGCGCGAGCGGATCGGCCAGGACGCGGCGCGGTTCGCGGCCACCGGCCAGGAAGTGGCCGAGGTGGTGATCGCGTTCCTGACCGACGGCTGGCCCACCAACCTCGCCGACCAGTGGAAGGAGGCGTACGCGAGCCTGGTGGGCGACGCGCCCGCGCCGCTCACCGTGCTGGCGCTCGGACTGGGCGACGACTTCGAGGCCCTCGCCGCGCTCGCCCACGTGGTGGACGACCCGAAGGTGTCGGGGCGCAGCCGCGCCGAGAAGACCACCGCCGACGAGCCGGGCCTGCGCCGCATCGCGGACTTCTACCTCGAAGTGGTCGCCGCCCTGCCGGCGGCGCGCTGA
- a CDS encoding PadR family transcriptional regulator codes for MALEHAILVSLEERPGTGYELARRFGKSIGFFWAATHQQIYRTLKRMVGLGWVTGEEIAQDGRPDKRLYRVADAGRVEVARWLAEAGEPTTLRHELSVKVRGASLGDVAAVTAEVARHRDVHAQRLDAFLAIERRDFPDPTALAGQRLHQYLVLRGGVRAERALVEWCDEVLAAMREDDRR; via the coding sequence ATGGCGTTGGAGCACGCGATCCTGGTCTCGTTGGAGGAGCGCCCCGGCACCGGCTACGAGCTGGCGCGGCGGTTCGGCAAGTCCATCGGGTTCTTCTGGGCGGCCACCCACCAGCAGATCTACCGCACGCTCAAGCGGATGGTCGGGCTCGGCTGGGTGACCGGCGAGGAGATCGCCCAGGACGGCCGGCCGGACAAGCGGCTCTACCGGGTCGCCGACGCGGGGCGGGTTGAGGTGGCGCGGTGGCTGGCCGAGGCGGGCGAGCCGACCACCCTCCGGCACGAGCTGTCGGTGAAGGTCCGGGGCGCGTCGCTGGGTGACGTGGCCGCCGTGACCGCCGAGGTGGCCCGGCACCGGGACGTGCACGCCCAGCGGCTCGACGCCTTCCTCGCCATCGAGCGGCGGGACTTCCCGGACCCGACCGCGCTGGCCGGGCAGCGGCTGCACCAGTACCTCGTGCTGCGCGGCGGCGTCCGGGCGGAGCGGGCGCTGGTCGAGTGGTGCGACGAGGTGCTGGCCGCGATGCGGGAGGACGACCGCCGATGA
- a CDS encoding NADPH-dependent 2,4-dienoyl-CoA reductase: MTDYPNLLRPLDLGFTTLRNRVLMGSMHTGNEDRSKDFGALAAYFAERARGGVGLMVTGGFSPNRAGWFYPLSGKLSTPREARHHRELTDAVHEADGKIAVQLLHAGRYSYHPLAVSASAIKSPISKFRPRALSDRGVRAQVAAFARSAELAREAGYDGIEIMGSEGYLINQFLAPRTNKRTDRWGGSPANRRRVAVEVVRACRRAAGPDFIVIYRLSVLDLVPDGQTWDEVVALGQEVEAAGATIINTGIGWHEARVPTIVTSVPRAAFAGVTARLRPHVGIPVVTSNRINMPQVAEEVLARGDADLVSMARPFLADPEWVRKAETGRADEINTCIACNQACLDHTFALKKASCMVNPRAGNETTLTLLPTRVVKRVAVVGAGPAGLSAAVALAERGHRVELFEAEDDIGGQFAIARRIPGKEEFAETIRYYRRRVELTGVRLHLGRRATADDLVGFDEVVVATGVVPRVPAIPGVEHALSYADVVRGGAPVGARVAVIGAGGIGVDVSEFLTHTTSPALDPARWRAEWGVARWDGDQGDATEPGAARGGLVEPRPEAPARQVYLLQRKASRIGKGLGKTTGWVHRATLAAKNVEQFTGVNYERITPRGVHVTFGPKRERPRLLEVDTVVVCAGQESVRDLVDALAGRGVRAHVIGGADVAAELDAKRAIDQGTRLAAVI, translated from the coding sequence ATGACCGACTACCCGAACCTGCTGCGCCCGCTGGACCTGGGCTTCACCACCCTGCGCAACCGGGTGCTGATGGGTTCCATGCACACCGGCAACGAGGACCGCTCCAAGGACTTCGGCGCGCTCGCCGCGTACTTCGCCGAACGGGCGCGCGGCGGCGTCGGCCTGATGGTCACCGGCGGCTTCTCGCCCAACCGCGCGGGCTGGTTCTACCCGTTGTCCGGCAAGCTCTCCACGCCGCGCGAGGCCCGCCACCACCGCGAGCTCACCGACGCCGTGCACGAGGCGGACGGCAAGATCGCCGTCCAGCTCCTGCACGCGGGCCGCTACTCCTACCACCCCCTGGCGGTGTCGGCGTCCGCGATCAAGTCCCCGATCTCGAAGTTCCGACCACGCGCCCTGTCCGACCGAGGGGTGCGCGCGCAGGTCGCCGCGTTCGCGCGCAGCGCCGAGCTGGCCCGCGAGGCCGGCTACGACGGCATCGAGATCATGGGTTCCGAGGGCTACCTCATCAACCAGTTCCTCGCGCCCCGCACCAACAAGCGCACCGACCGGTGGGGCGGCAGCCCGGCGAACCGGCGGCGGGTCGCCGTGGAGGTCGTGCGCGCGTGCCGGCGGGCCGCCGGGCCCGACTTCATCGTGATCTACCGGCTGTCGGTGCTCGACCTGGTGCCCGACGGGCAGACCTGGGACGAGGTCGTGGCGCTGGGCCAGGAGGTCGAGGCGGCGGGCGCGACCATCATCAACACCGGGATCGGCTGGCACGAGGCGCGCGTGCCCACCATCGTCACGTCGGTGCCGCGCGCGGCGTTCGCCGGGGTGACCGCGAGGCTGCGCCCGCACGTCGGCATCCCGGTGGTCACCTCCAACCGGATCAACATGCCGCAGGTCGCCGAGGAGGTGCTGGCGCGCGGCGACGCGGACCTGGTGTCGATGGCGCGGCCGTTCCTGGCCGACCCGGAGTGGGTGCGCAAGGCCGAGACCGGTCGCGCCGACGAGATCAACACGTGCATCGCGTGCAACCAGGCGTGCCTGGACCACACGTTCGCGCTGAAGAAGGCGTCCTGCATGGTCAACCCGCGCGCCGGCAACGAGACCACGCTGACCCTGCTGCCGACCCGCGTTGTCAAGCGGGTCGCCGTGGTCGGCGCGGGCCCGGCCGGGCTGTCGGCGGCGGTCGCGCTGGCCGAGCGGGGGCACCGGGTGGAGCTGTTCGAGGCCGAGGACGACATCGGCGGGCAGTTCGCCATCGCCCGCCGGATCCCCGGCAAGGAGGAGTTCGCCGAGACCATCCGCTACTACCGGCGGCGCGTCGAGCTGACCGGCGTCCGGCTGCACCTGGGCCGGCGCGCGACGGCCGACGACCTGGTCGGGTTCGACGAGGTGGTGGTGGCGACCGGTGTGGTGCCGAGGGTGCCCGCGATCCCGGGCGTCGAGCACGCGCTGTCCTACGCGGACGTGGTGCGCGGCGGCGCGCCGGTCGGGGCGCGGGTCGCGGTGATCGGCGCGGGCGGCATCGGCGTGGACGTCAGCGAGTTCCTCACCCACACCACGTCCCCCGCGCTCGACCCGGCGCGGTGGCGAGCCGAGTGGGGTGTCGCCCGGTGGGATGGGGACCAGGGGGACGCCACCGAGCCGGGCGCGGCGCGCGGCGGCTTGGTCGAGCCCCGGCCGGAGGCACCGGCCCGGCAGGTGTACCTGTTGCAGCGCAAGGCTTCCCGCATCGGCAAGGGGCTGGGCAAGACCACCGGGTGGGTGCACCGGGCGACGCTCGCGGCGAAGAACGTCGAGCAGTTCACCGGCGTGAACTACGAGCGGATCACCCCGCGGGGCGTGCACGTCACGTTCGGGCCGAAGCGGGAGCGGCCCCGGCTGCTGGAGGTCGACACGGTCGTGGTGTGCGCGGGCCAGGAGTCCGTGCGCGACCTGGTCGACGCGCTGGCCGGGCGCGGGGTGCGGGCGCACGTCATCGGCGGGGCGGACGTCGCCGCCGAACTGGACGCCAAGCGCGCCATCGACCAGGGCACGCGGCTGGCGGCGGTGATCTAG
- a CDS encoding PH domain-containing protein: MSRPFTAGDLRRWEAHAVPAWVYKGVLLAGWGFVFGYAITAPTSCTPVAPCLPDPWLSVAAAALLATPVLLWREPVLGCALGAGFGLTEVVSEADDGIRLAFGLHGLACALVALWLVEARRAQHRVVGSLSTPVRVPNATPARFTGRTVVAVLMLLVGLLALVKYLVDSSDLAEHTAAATRFGGRVTAVGEHDVTVQLASSRRTFDVLSTEGYAVGSEVPVLVDGEWAQLVAEPRDVTFPLTVMTISLGMAAFLRLRDLAGRRAWHRVFAGPSPAVEVLVRADMRGRAVLHTVDGRPFASMPVSLPFEDDRMLAVGDLSHGGWVVLSGPDQVLLPTRPLRPSHRELPRFDDPGEELLGVALEVPPLPYPVPPHRRDVVAGRWLFAAALFLTVGAMTLDGPVVLTALWTAGTCVLAGWVRGRPSAVFHHDHASVRSWLRTYRVPWSAVTSIRRDGERLVLELESGARFTLASSRRPVAELGALARRLHDLAPTREEDVTSRFGGALPVVLCFAVAAGAVLWLT, encoded by the coding sequence ATGAGCCGACCGTTCACCGCCGGGGACCTCCGCCGCTGGGAGGCGCACGCCGTGCCGGCGTGGGTCTACAAAGGTGTGCTGCTGGCCGGCTGGGGATTCGTCTTCGGTTACGCCATCACCGCGCCGACCTCGTGCACGCCCGTCGCGCCGTGCCTGCCCGACCCGTGGCTGTCGGTGGCCGCGGCGGCGCTGCTGGCCACGCCCGTCCTGCTGTGGCGGGAACCGGTGCTGGGGTGCGCCCTGGGTGCCGGGTTCGGGCTGACGGAGGTGGTGTCGGAGGCGGACGACGGCATCCGGCTCGCGTTCGGCCTGCACGGCCTGGCGTGCGCGCTGGTCGCGTTGTGGCTGGTGGAGGCCCGGCGGGCGCAGCACCGCGTGGTCGGGTCGCTGAGCACGCCGGTCCGGGTGCCGAACGCGACGCCCGCGCGGTTCACCGGGCGCACGGTGGTCGCGGTGCTGATGTTGCTGGTGGGGTTGCTGGCGCTGGTGAAGTACCTGGTCGACTCGTCGGACCTGGCCGAGCACACGGCGGCGGCGACCCGGTTCGGCGGCCGGGTGACGGCGGTCGGCGAGCACGACGTGACCGTGCAGCTCGCGTCGTCGCGGCGGACGTTCGACGTGCTGTCGACCGAGGGCTACGCGGTGGGGTCCGAGGTGCCGGTGCTGGTGGACGGCGAGTGGGCGCAGCTGGTCGCCGAGCCCCGGGACGTGACGTTCCCGCTGACCGTGATGACGATCTCGCTGGGCATGGCCGCGTTCCTGCGGTTGCGCGACCTGGCCGGGCGGCGCGCGTGGCACCGGGTGTTCGCGGGCCCGTCGCCGGCGGTGGAAGTGCTGGTGCGCGCGGACATGCGCGGACGGGCGGTGCTGCACACCGTGGACGGGCGGCCGTTCGCGTCGATGCCGGTGTCGCTGCCGTTCGAGGACGACCGGATGCTGGCGGTCGGCGACCTGAGCCACGGCGGCTGGGTGGTGCTCTCCGGCCCGGACCAGGTCCTGCTGCCCACCCGGCCGCTGCGCCCGAGCCACCGGGAGCTGCCGCGCTTCGACGACCCGGGCGAGGAACTGCTGGGCGTGGCGCTGGAAGTCCCGCCGCTGCCCTACCCGGTGCCGCCGCACCGGCGGGACGTGGTGGCCGGGCGGTGGCTGTTCGCCGCGGCGCTGTTCCTGACCGTCGGTGCCATGACGCTGGACGGGCCCGTCGTGCTGACGGCGTTGTGGACGGCCGGGACGTGCGTGCTGGCCGGGTGGGTGCGGGGGCGCCCGTCGGCGGTGTTCCACCACGACCACGCGTCGGTGCGGTCGTGGCTGCGGACCTACCGCGTGCCGTGGTCGGCGGTGACCTCGATCCGGCGGGACGGTGAACGGCTGGTGCTGGAGCTGGAGTCGGGTGCCCGGTTCACGCTCGCGTCGAGCAGACGGCCGGTGGCCGAGCTGGGCGCGTTGGCCCGCCGGCTGCACGACCTGGCCCCGACCCGCGAGGAGGACGTGACCTCGCGGTTCGGCGGCGCGCTGCCCGTGGTGCTGTGCTTCGCCGTGGCGGCGGGCGCGGTGCTCTGGCTGACCTAG
- a CDS encoding HD domain-containing protein, with product MDFFTGPDTAAARAAHDVCHEHAEPWLRNHSLRAYSWAAAHAAARGIDHDAELLYVAALLHDLALTPAFDSHLLPFEEAGGQLAKVFAAGAGWGKARRDRLAEVIVLHMRDDVPAEQDPESHLLQIAVSADVSGRRLDLFGDPFKAGLLDRFPRLGFAPAFLDRARDQADRKPDCAAAALMRTDWESRVRSNPLDPPTTGPTG from the coding sequence GTGGACTTCTTCACCGGACCCGACACGGCCGCCGCCCGTGCCGCGCACGACGTGTGCCACGAGCACGCGGAACCGTGGCTGCGCAACCACTCCCTGCGGGCGTACTCGTGGGCAGCGGCCCACGCCGCCGCGCGCGGGATCGACCACGACGCCGAACTCCTCTACGTCGCCGCGCTCCTGCACGACCTCGCGCTGACGCCGGCGTTCGACAGCCACCTGCTGCCGTTCGAGGAGGCCGGCGGCCAACTGGCCAAGGTGTTCGCCGCGGGCGCGGGCTGGGGCAAGGCGCGCCGCGACCGGCTGGCCGAGGTGATCGTGCTGCACATGCGCGACGACGTCCCGGCCGAGCAGGACCCGGAGAGCCACCTGCTCCAGATCGCGGTGAGCGCCGACGTCTCCGGCCGCCGGCTCGACCTGTTCGGCGACCCGTTCAAGGCCGGGCTGCTGGACCGGTTCCCGCGCCTGGGTTTCGCGCCCGCGTTCCTCGACCGGGCCCGGGACCAGGCCGACCGCAAACCCGACTGCGCCGCCGCCGCGCTGATGCGCACCGACTGGGAGAGCCGCGTGCGGAGCAACCCGCTGGACCCGCCGACGACGGGCCCAACGGGCTGA